One Zingiber officinale cultivar Zhangliang chromosome 10B, Zo_v1.1, whole genome shotgun sequence genomic window, CCTTCATCCTCACCAACCAGCAAGAGGGACGCGAGCAACAACCCTCccttccctcttttcttccttgttctCCTACATCTGGGCAGCACCACCAGAGCTCCGCCGGAGCTAGCTGTGGTCACGCCGAACTCGCCGAGGTCACTGGTAAAGAGAGAAAGATCATCCATTTTCGTGCACTTTTGTTTTcagtcttctcttcttctctaatAGCTTCAACGGCAGAACCTTGCCTTTCCTAGCAAATACCTACTCTTGTTGTCCTTGCTTCTTGGCAGCAACCATCGGAGCTCGCCGCAACTTGCTGGAGTTGCCAACAAAGAGGCGAAGAGAACCCTAATTGCTGCCCTCATTTCCAGCAGCCACACAAAACCCTTAGAAGGTATATTTTAGGTTGCTTTGGGTTAAATTGATGTGTAGTTAGGAGGGCTATCTAGGTTGGAGAAGAGTTTTCATTTAGGAATGTGAAGTGGTACGAGATAGTAAGATCAAAAATAATGATCTAGTGGCTTCGAGTCGTAAATCATGTTTAGATTTTTGTATCATGAGTTTATTATCATTTTAATTATTCGAGTTATTATATTTTGTAGatacgagctcgagtggagcgCGGTGACCTGCCGACACCCGCGGATTTTGCTGTACATAAGGTggatacatctactcttgtatatttccttgtgcatgaataaatatataaattggatTATATATATGTTGTATCATCGTTTTCAAAATGGGGATTAAACTGATATCATAAATAGCGAGATGGgctaaaatattaaaatcattgGAGGGTAGTTAATTGATCTTATTCCTTGTTCACATGTGGGTTCATACTGGGATTTTTATGGGAAgggttatttttaaaaattaaagaaatattctgaATTACTCTTCTGTTGATACCTTGTCTTTTGACTTGTTTGACCTTGCATGCTCCCatgcttttgatactctatctgttgatacttttagttttttttttatttgtgcaccctataatgataaattaatagacTTGATACAaaaatattaccttgattgaccatttattatgaaaagagaataattatgataaatgGATAAAATGGAATCCTTAAAGTGAAATAAGAAAGATGgtaaatgaagaatattaaaaagTGAAGACCATGAGCCTAGCTTTGTACCAGAGCTTTATACTAGAGTACTGGACcgcccacatgttattgtggtagcgTGGCGGCCCGTGGTCTAGAGTACCTGACCGTACACCCGAGGCGTGTTGGCGTGATATAGCCCTCGGTCAGTGTTTATTGCgtcttccaccggtgagggcttatagcccgtacgtcagatgacgtatgcgacagttttatactcttaggaggcttttagcctatccatatgatatttcactctgatgatattggctccagtgattcactttttaattgatttatcagattcagactattgatatacatgttgatcttaccatgataacttacaattgagtgattaaataataagattgaagaattgattttattaatgatgacaagtgatgataaggtgaagatcccaaactctatctaaaaattttacctgattatagataatgagaagatgattatacatatatatgtataaatgtagaactttaagaataatcctaaagttgtaacaaaagatgatgatttattctacttccttgacttcttcaataagattaaattcatgcacatctttcttgagtatccacttagTCATTTGCCTAACTTGCTACATTCCTTGGTCTCCAGTTTTGCAGACAcagggatccttttgatattatagttgattttggactttcatagagttgctcagagatctcgacgtgctgattttctggtttgttttacttttgtttcgcTGTATTTACATTTTACAATTTTGTTACAGATGTCGTTTATCTATATAGTAATTGTAGTTTATGAAAACTATGACATATACATATAGTTGATACATTTCGtggttatgttatttctattttatgtatgttccagccgtgtgggctgatgaatatgttgtttatgtttatatagtgtgatgtatgtatgtatgcttcatattgtcaccggtacaggggagatgctgccggatttttgtctggcagggactcctttgggggcgtgacaattttattggtatcagagcttagttTTCCGTTTTCTGTTCGTGGGTTTTGGCTTTATTTCgagatttttttttcagtttATGTACTTCTCGAGCAAAGGAATTTTTATACAAGTCGAGTTGTATCTCTGAGCTATAGGATTTACGGGTCATTCTTTGTTTTAAATATCTTGATTATAAATgattattgaaaattttcatcTGATTTTATAGGCAATGCCACGAGCCCGTGGTCGCGGTTGGGGCAGTAGTCGTGCCCGTAGTCGCAGTCGTGGTTGCGACAGTGGTAGTGGTCACGGTCGTGGTTGTGCATGTCAGCGTGCCACTACTACTGATCTTGGTTTGGATGAGGCTCCTATCTCCCCATCTGAGTTGATACCGGGAGCTCAGGTTGGTCCCAGTATTGGAGTTGGTGGTCAGACTGAGGGACAACCTCATCTTGTTGCAGCTCAGGTAGCCGTACCAGCCATTCCTACAGCATCGCTTATAATGGAAAAGGCCCGTATTCCTTTGCTTGCTAGTTCAGCAAAGGATCGTTTTACGCTATTCCATGGAGGCACCGATCCTTGGGTGGCGCGTACATGGTTGGAGGATATTGAGGGCACTTTTGGGTACATGTCCTGTTCAGACACAGAGAAGGTAGAGCTAGCCGCTTATCATTTTCGAGGGCAAGCATCCACATGGTGGAAGATGCAAAAGACAGTCTTTGGGGATCAGATTATCTCTTGGCAGTCTTTTCGAGAGGCGTTCGAGAGACAGTATTTTCTTGCAGCATTTTGTGTTGCTCGACGCCAGGAATTCATGGGTCTCAAGCAGGGTGACCGAAGTGTGCTAgactatagtgcagaatttagcaGACTTGCTGAGTTTTGCCCACATATGGTTGCTCAGGACTCAGACCGTATGTTTCACTTTACACAGGGACTGGCAGCATATATTCGGATCAGGATGTCTGGATTTCCTGTTACTACTTATCGAGAGGCACTTGATCGAGCCATATTtattgagatgactcagcagcaaGTCTCTCAAGAAAGAGAAGCCAGCCGACAGACCTCGCAGAGCTCACACTCTAGACAGCAGAGTCGAGGTCGTCGATCTCGTGGTCAGGATGCGACTAGAGAGTCTTCACGGTCACGAAAGGTGACCAAAGTATCACAGGGATCTAGTTGCCCAATTCCATCACAGCGGGGCCAGATATCGGTGAAGTGTTTTCAATGTGGTGCACCAAATCACCTGGCATCAGAATGTCCACTGGATAAGAGTATATGTTTCTATTGTAAACTGCCAGGACATATGTAGAAAGATTGCACTTTGAAGGCACAACATCAAGCAGGAGGATCACAGTCTCAACAGGCTCGACCTACCTCACGACCTCCACAGTCTCGGCAGCAGAAAGGCCAACAGAGACCTCAGCAGCCTCAGCAACGAAATCCCCCACCTACACAGTCTGCTCACCAGCCACAACTCTATCATTTGCAGTCCCAGGTGGAGAGTGAGTATCTGCCAGCTCCCTCTCAGCAGCATTTGCCAGCTCCATCTCAGCAGTATTTGGTAGCTCCACCCCAGCAGTACCTGCTACCTCCACCCCAGCAGTACTTATTGCCCCCACCCCAGCAGTATCAGCCACAATTATCTTATCAGCCTTTGACCCAGTCATACCAGCCTTCGCAGGATCAGAGTCAGCCCTCTTCTTCTATTCCGAGGGGTCATCCATCAGGTCTTGAGCTGGGGCATGTTTATGCTTTGACTCGTGAAGAGGCACAGCGAGCTGGAGGATCTGTTATCCGAGGTATTATTTCCGTTTATAGTATTCCTGCGGATATATTGATAGATACGGGTAGCtcgcattcctttatttctcCTGAATTTGTATGTAAAATTGGGAGGATCCCAACTCTTCGACCTTATGGATTAGCAATATTGACACCATCATGTGGAGTATTGATGTCAGATCAGGAGATCAAGAGTTGCCCTTTAACTTTTGATAGTCATATCCTTACTGTGGATCTACAAGTGCTAGAGATGACTGAATTCGATATTATTTTGGATATGGATTGGCTTTCGGAGCATCATGCCACTGTCGATTGTCGAGCCAAAGTGGTGACTTTTCAACCCTTAGATCAATCATCATGGGAGTTTATTGGGATCAATGACAGAGGGGTATCTATTATCTCAGCTCTCCAGGCTCAGCAGTTGTTGGCTCGGGGATGCAAGGGGTATCTCTTGTCTTTAGTGAGTTCCAATGTGGATAGTTCTGTCCAGCTTTTTGATGTCCACATCATTCGTGAATATCCCGACGTATTTCCTGAGGAACTTCCTGGCTTGCCACCTCGGCGACAGGTAGAGTTTGCCATTGAGTTGCTTCCTGGCACAGCTTCAATATCGAAAGCTCCATATCGGATGGCACCAAGAGAACTGGAGGAACTAAAGATTCAACTTCAGGAGTTGCTAGACAAGGGTTTTATCCGTCCTAGTGTTTCTCCTTGGGGTGCTCCAGTGCTCTTTGTTAAGAAAAAAGATGGATCCTTGAGGCTCTGTATTGATTATAGGCAGTTAAACTCTGTAactatcaagaacaagtatcctctacCTAGAATAGATGATTTGTTTGATCAACTTAAAGGTACCTGTGTGTACTCAAGAATTGATTTAAGATCAGGCTATCACCAGTTACGAGTTAGAGatacagatattcagaagactgcCTTCCGTACTcggtatggacattatgagtttttggtaatgtcgtttgggcttaccaatgctcctgcaacATTTATGGATCTAATGAACCGGGTATTCTTAGAATATTTAGACcggtttgttattgtatttattgaTGACATTCTGGTATATTCGCGATCAGAAGAGGAGCACGAACAACATCTCAGAATAGCTCTAGAAACTTTACGGAAGGAACGCTTATATGCTAAGTTCAGTAAATGTGCTTTTTGGCTGAGTTCTGTGGGATTTCTAGGGTATGTAATCTCTAGCAAAGGGATTTTAATAGACCCCCAAAAGATTGAAGCAGTTGACCGATGGGAACAACCAAAGTCAGTGCAGGAAATCCGTAGCTTTCTCGGATTAGCTGGGTACTATCGGAGATTTGTGGAAGGATTTTCTAGTATTGCTGCACCTTTGACTCGATTGACTAGAAAAGGAGTCAAGTTTACTTGGTCTGAGGCTTGTGAAGCAAGCTTCCAAGAGCTCAAGCAGAGATTGGTGAGTGCTCCAGTATTAGTTATTCCCTCTGGAGATGATGGATTCATTCTTTACACGGATGCATCTATTCAAGGATTAGGGGCAGTTTTGATGCAGTATGACAGAGTAGtagcttatgcttctcgtcagctaaaagatcatgagaagaattatcccgtgCATGATTTAGAATTAGCAGCCATCATTATTGCCCTTAAAATTTGGACACATTATCTCTACGGTATTACCTTTGAGATATTCATCGATCACAAGAGTCtgaaatatcttttcactcagaaaGAGTTAAACCTTCGACAGAGAAGGTGATGGAGTTTCTGAAAGACTATGACTGCACTATCAACTACCAtcttggaaaagctaatgtagtcGCAGATGCATtgagcaggaagtctagaggagTATTGGCAACTCACAGGGTGGCAGTTATAGATATAGTCAGACAgttttcaaaattagatttatCTGAAGTAGGGCAAACACAGCGTGGTATACTGGTCTCCTTGATCGCACAGTCCCCATTGGTGGAGCGGATTAAGGAAAGTCAAATGGAAGACCAGTATCTCAGATCTATAGCTAGTGAGTTGGAGTTAGGCcccaagccagaattcacacgtGATATGGATGGATCTCTTCGGTTCCGAAGCAGATTATGTGTCCCAGAGGTACATCCTGTTAAGGAGGATCTCCTTCGAGAAGCCCACCGATCGAGATTTGCAGTTCATCCTGGTGGTACACGGATGTATCAAGACTTGAAGCGATCATATTGGTGGAaaggtatgaaaagagatattgcagACTTTGTAGCTCGGTGTCTAGTTTGCCAACAagttaaggcagaacaccagagaccggctGGGTTACTTCAGAAGATTGTAGTgccggaatggaagtgggagcatgTCACTATGGATTTTTTCACGGGGTTACCAAGGACCCAGAGGAGACATGATTCAATCTGGGTGATTGTCGATCGGTTAACTAAATCCGCCCATTTCTTACCGATTCGTAAGACAGAATCTCTAGATCGTCTAGCAGAGTTATATTGCAAAGAGATTACTAAACTCCATGGTATTCCCCTcagtattatttctgatagagatccaCGCTTTACTTCGATATTTTGGCAAAGTTTCCAAAAGGCGTTGGGTACCGAGCTACGTTTTAGCACCGCttttcatcctcagactgatggacagtcgGAGCGCACTATCCAGACTCTAGAGGATCTGTTGCGTGCTTGTGTGCTAGATCTTGGGGGTAGTTAGGAGGACCATCTACATTTGgtagaatttgcttataataacaGTTACCACTCTGCTATtcaaatggcaccgtttgaggcactCTACggcagagcatgtagatctcctatcttatGGGACAAGGTCGGTGAACGTCAACTCTTAGGCCCTCAGAGTGTTCAGCAGGATGCTGAGCTAGTACGAACTATTAGACAGAGATTGttgactgctcagagtcggcaaaAGAGTTACGCAGATAGAAGACGAAGAATGTTAGAATTTGCGGTAGGTGATCACGTATTTCTTCGTGTTTCACCCATAAAAGGGGTTAAGAGATTTGGGTTAAAAGGGAAGTTAGCACCCAGATTTATCGGACCTTTCCAGAATCTTGAGCGGATTGGTGCTGTTGCATATCGACTTGCGTTACCCCCAGCTTTAGCAGGAGTAcataatgtctttcatgtttCTATGCTGCGGAAGTATGTTCCGGATCCGACACATGTCTTGAAGGATCTTATAGTTCCCCTACAGTCTGATGCGACATACGAAGAATTCCCTGTTCGTATTCTAGATCGCAAGGAACATCGGCTGAGTAACAAATGCCTCCGTCTCGTAAAGATTGGGTGGCAGCACCACTCTGATCAAGAAgcaacttgggagcgtgaggaggaCATGCGTATCAGATATCCTCATTTATTTCCCCCAGGTATCAGTACTTCACACTTacttaaatttggggaccaaatttcttTTTGTGGGGGAGAATGTTAAGTGTGAGAAAAAAAAAACCCACTAACACACCCATACCTACCCACGTGCACCCCCACCTCCTCCTTTTCCCCctttcttttctcctcttccccCATGACTTCTCTTTTTCTCCCATTCCCTCTTCTCTGTTCTGTTTCTCTTCAACGACAGAAGTGAAACCGCAGCATCTCACTCCTCTTCTCCAGCACGAGACCTCCTTCTCCTTCATCCTCACCAACCAGCAAGAGGGACGCAAGCAACAGCCCtcccttccctctcttcttccttgttcTCCTGCATCTGGGCAGCACCACCGGATCTCCGCCGGAGCTAGCTGTGGTCACGCCGAACTCGCCGAGGTCACTGGTAAAGAGAGAAAGATCATCCATTTTCGTGCTCTTTTGATTTcagccttctcttcttctctaatAGCTTCAACGGCAGTACCTTGCCTTTCCTTTTCCTAGCAAATACCTACTCTTGTTGTCCTTGCTTCTT contains:
- the LOC122029180 gene encoding uncharacterized protein LOC122029180 — its product is MAPFEALYGRACRSPILWDKVGERQLLGPQSVQQDAELVRTIRQRLLTAQSRQKSYADRRRRMLEFAVGDHVFLRVSPIKGVKRFGLKGKLAPRFIGPFQNLERIGAVAYRLALPPALAGVHNVFHVSMLRKYVPDPTHVLKDLIVPLQSDATYEEFPVRILDRKEHRLSNKCLRLVKIGWQHHSDQEATWEREEDMRIRYPHLFPPEVKPQHLTPLLQHETSFSFILTNQQEGRKQQPSLPSLLPCSPASGQHHRISAGASCGHAELAEVTATIRARRNLLELPTKRGREP